ACGACCTCATGAACGAGAGCGTTTCCGAGCAGCTGATCTACGGCGGCGACTACGGCTACCCCTCGTTCGTGAAGTTCAGCGTGCCAGCTATTGAGGACGCCGCCATCGTGGGCATCGACCAGACGACGGAGTTCTCCTTCAAGGAGGACCCTGCGTCGCCTGACGTGATCATCGCAACCGCAGTAGCTGTCGTGACCCTCGAAGGGGGGCTCTACCGAGGGGACTGGCACTCTGGCGACGGCGAGGTAAGCATTATCGGGGAACTCAACGACCACTACCTCGAGGCCAGCGCGGAGGTCGAGGTTAGGGTTGTCGTCCAGCTCAACATCGAGGGCGGATCCGTGATCCCGATCGATGTGGTTCTTGAAGACCCGCGGCCTGCGGTTGGCATTGCCGATGACGTGCTGGACTTCGCACTCGAAGACTGACCGCATGTTGCTGGGAACAGCGAGGCTCTGCCCATGTCGGGCAGGGTTGCTTCTCGAGGAGCATGACAACATTCCAGGATTCCGTGAGCACGACGTAAAGTTCATGTGCGATGTGTGCCGCGAAGAGTGAGACTTCGTCTCCGGACTTTCAGTGCGGGGGTGGCGGATCGGGCCCGTTCTCGCGCCGGCTGCCGCCTGATGACTTCTTGTTCCGACCCCGCAGTGGCGTGCAAGTATCACTGCGGGGTGGGGATCGGTCTCCGTCCAGCTTCTGCCGGAACTCCTGCTCTGGTGATCTACGGAGGGGGACCAGAAGGGGACCAGAATCATGCAAATCATGCATTTCGTGACGTGCTCTGCATGATCTGATCCGCGGAATTACGCGGTTTTTGGCGAGATTTGAACCGTTTGGACGCCTGGGGGTCAAGGGGTCGCAGGTTCAAATCCTGTCAGCCCGACCAAAAAATCGCGGAAACTCAACGGTTTCCGCGATTTTTTCGTAGGTGAGATTTGATCCGGTCATCACAAACCCATCACTTTGACACGCCGAGCGCTGTCTTTTCGTGGCTCCTTCGCGCACTCCTCCCGCGACTCCAGCGTGTTGGTGCAGGATCAAGCGGATCCTTCACGGTCGTTCTGTGGTGCAGGTGCGCACCTCGTGAGCATGGACACCTCTCACCACCCTTCCGACACTCCCTGGGGGCTGGAGCCTCTGATCGACATTGGCGAGCTGGCCGCCTACCTTGGTGTGCCGGTCTCGACGATCTACGACTGGCGCACTCGCGGCCTCGGCCCGCCCGCGTACCGCTTCGGCAAACACCTGAAGTTCGCAGTCGGCGATGTGCGTGCCTGGGTCGAGCGGCAGCGCGAGACCGACACGGCAGGGTCCTGAGCGGTGAGGTGACGCGATGAGCCGCCCACGTCTCACTATTGGCACTTTCGGTGACGTCGGCTTCCAGACCGCGCCGAACGGCCGCGTCACCGCCCGCGCCAGATATCGCGACTGGGATGGTAAATCGCGACTCGTGCAGGCCACCGGCGACACCAAGCGCGCTGCCGAACAAGCACTGAAAGCAAGACTGGCCGAGCGCAGCCTGTTCCAGCAGTCAGGCATCGGGCTCAGTCCTGACAGCACATTCCCCGATCTTGTTGCGTACTGGCTCGAAGATCTCGACCTTGAAGGCCGCCTCTCGAAGACCACCCGGCAACTGTACGAGCGCAACATGCGCACTCTGGCGCTGCCCGTTTTCAAGGACCTCACTCTGCGCGAGATCGGCGTCGCCCGCTGTGACCGCTTCTTGATGCAGCTCGCGAAGCAGAGCTACAACCGCGCGAAGCAAGCCAGGGTGGCGCTGCGGCTGGCGTTCGAGCTCGCGGTGCGACACGAGGTGTTGCCACGCAACCCAATGGATCACGTCTCCCGGTTACGCAAACCGCCGTCGACACCGAACGCGTTGACACCTGCCGAGGTGAATGCGATCCGTGCGGCGATCACATATTGGGAGGCCGGGCGCTCCCCGTCGGGCCCGAAACCAGACGGGCAGCTCGGGGCGATCGCCGAGGTGATGCTCGGCACCTCGGCTCGCATTGGAGAAGCGCTCGCGATCCGGAGGCGCGACATTGACGTGGCGAGCGCGACCCCGTCGATCCGCATCACCGGCACAATCGTCAGTCATCGTGGTGAACCCACGATGCGACAGGATCACCCGAAGACGGCGAAGTCGCGACGCACGGTGGCGATCCCGTCATTCACCGCCGAAGCGGTGCGGAGACGGCTCGCGCGGCTGGATGATGCATCGCTTGATGCGTTTCTGTTTTGCAGCCGCGAGGGCACGCCGGTTACCAC
This DNA window, taken from Gulosibacter molinativorax, encodes the following:
- a CDS encoding helix-turn-helix transcriptional regulator; amino-acid sequence: MDTSHHPSDTPWGLEPLIDIGELAAYLGVPVSTIYDWRTRGLGPPAYRFGKHLKFAVGDVRAWVERQRETDTAGS
- a CDS encoding tyrosine-type recombinase/integrase; this translates as MSRPRLTIGTFGDVGFQTAPNGRVTARARYRDWDGKSRLVQATGDTKRAAEQALKARLAERSLFQQSGIGLSPDSTFPDLVAYWLEDLDLEGRLSKTTRQLYERNMRTLALPVFKDLTLREIGVARCDRFLMQLAKQSYNRAKQARVALRLAFELAVRHEVLPRNPMDHVSRLRKPPSTPNALTPAEVNAIRAAITYWEAGRSPSGPKPDGQLGAIAEVMLGTSARIGEALAIRRRDIDVASATPSIRITGTIVSHRGEPTMRQDHPKTAKSRRTVAIPSFTAEAVRRRLARLDDASLDAFLFCSREGTPVTTNNVRRQLRHVLDLAGIEGVTPHMFRRTVATAISNEAGVDLAAELLGHTDPKITIQHYIRRNEMVDPRTAAMLDRAFGKEG